A single genomic interval of uncultured Desulfobacter sp. harbors:
- the cydB gene encoding cytochrome d ubiquinol oxidase subunit II yields MELQSIWFFLWGLLWAIFFMTDGFDFGIGILYPFAGKTDRDKRVMLNAKGPLWDGNEVWLITAGGVTFAAFPKVYATMFSSLYTPLLLILFALIFRGVALHFRGKIESPGWKKTWDTLIFLGSFFPALLFGVAFANIFAGIPFDNQGLYHGNTLKLLNPYGLLGGLLFVLLFMLHGANWMTIKSTGELQERFARIAAKTWIVLVPVAVAFLIASFFATRLYDNYIKSPALFLVIILAVAALFCARYFNAKKAWFKAWFASALTIIGCTFFGIFGLFPALFPSSMNPTWDLTAFNASSSPLTLKIMLGVVSVFIPIVIAYQSWAYHLFKDPISDEDLDMDEAY; encoded by the coding sequence ATGGAACTTCAATCAATATGGTTTTTTCTATGGGGACTTCTTTGGGCTATTTTTTTCATGACAGACGGGTTTGATTTCGGCATCGGCATCCTCTATCCGTTTGCCGGAAAAACAGACCGGGACAAACGAGTTATGCTCAATGCCAAAGGACCTTTATGGGACGGCAATGAAGTGTGGTTGATCACGGCCGGCGGCGTTACCTTTGCAGCGTTCCCGAAAGTCTACGCCACCATGTTTTCATCCCTTTACACCCCGTTACTTCTCATTCTGTTTGCATTGATATTCAGGGGTGTTGCCCTACACTTCAGGGGTAAAATTGAGAGCCCCGGCTGGAAAAAAACATGGGATACCCTGATTTTTCTGGGCTCTTTTTTTCCGGCCCTTTTGTTCGGGGTGGCTTTTGCCAATATTTTTGCAGGTATTCCCTTTGACAACCAGGGACTGTACCACGGCAACACCTTAAAACTGCTTAACCCTTACGGACTTTTAGGTGGTTTATTGTTTGTCCTGCTGTTTATGCTTCATGGGGCCAACTGGATGACCATCAAGTCCACAGGGGAATTGCAGGAACGCTTTGCCCGAATTGCTGCCAAAACATGGATAGTGCTTGTCCCTGTGGCCGTGGCTTTTCTGATTGCCTCATTTTTTGCCACCCGTCTCTATGACAATTACATTAAGTCCCCAGCCCTGTTCTTAGTTATTATCCTGGCTGTGGCGGCACTGTTTTGTGCTCGATATTTCAACGCCAAAAAGGCATGGTTCAAAGCCTGGTTTGCATCGGCCCTGACGATTATAGGATGCACTTTTTTCGGAATCTTCGGCCTTTTTCCGGCCTTGTTTCCCTCAAGCATGAATCCAACCTGGGATCTGACTGCATTTAACGCATCATCAAGCCCGCTAACCCTTAAAATCATGCTGGGCGTGGTTTCAGTTTTTATCCCTATTGTCATTGCATATCAGTCCTGGGCCTACCATTTGTTCAAGGACCCGATTTCTGACGAAGACCTGGACATGGACGAAGCATATTGA
- a CDS encoding exodeoxyribonuclease III — MSEKKQLKLISWNVNGLRAVLKKDFFDSITGMDPDILMLQETKLQEDQRSDQMIRFGPYESFWNYSTVKKGYSGVVSYSRIAPDAVTTQFGKPEYDGEGRIIRMDFDAFVLFNIYFPNGQMSDERLSYKLAFYDWFLDYAQKLRDEGRSIIVTGDFNTAHNEIDLKNPGPNAKRSGFLRIERDVLDRMVDMGYVDTFRHFYPEAVKYSWWSYRFNARKNNAGWRIDYFFVTRDLIENGIVKDAFIDNEIFGSDHCPVGLVVAV, encoded by the coding sequence ATGAGTGAAAAAAAACAATTAAAACTGATTTCATGGAATGTGAACGGACTTCGTGCGGTTTTAAAAAAGGATTTTTTTGATTCCATAACCGGTATGGACCCGGACATTCTCATGCTCCAGGAGACAAAGCTCCAGGAAGATCAGCGCAGTGACCAGATGATCCGGTTTGGACCCTATGAAAGTTTCTGGAATTATTCGACCGTTAAAAAGGGTTATTCCGGAGTGGTCTCCTACTCGCGGATTGCTCCGGATGCTGTGACCACGCAGTTTGGAAAACCTGAGTACGACGGTGAAGGCCGGATAATAAGAATGGATTTTGACGCATTTGTTTTGTTCAACATCTATTTTCCCAACGGCCAGATGAGCGATGAAAGACTTTCCTATAAATTAGCGTTTTATGACTGGTTCCTTGATTATGCCCAGAAATTAAGGGATGAAGGACGATCAATCATCGTAACCGGTGACTTTAACACGGCCCACAATGAAATTGATTTGAAAAATCCGGGGCCTAACGCCAAACGATCCGGCTTTTTGCGGATTGAACGGGATGTACTGGATAGAATGGTGGATATGGGGTATGTGGACACTTTCCGCCATTTTTACCCTGAGGCGGTGAAATATTCGTGGTGGTCCTACCGTTTTAATGCAAGAAAAAATAATGCAGGGTGGCGCATTGACTATTTTTTTGTCACCCGAGATCTTATTGAAAACGGCATTGTAAAAGATGCATTTATTGATAATGAAATCTTTGGTTCTGATCACTGCCCGGTTGGATTAGTGGTTGCAGTGTAA
- a CDS encoding rubredoxin — protein MDRYECGPNGYVYDDAPGCDGSPGASRPCDYVYDPEQGDPENGIDPGTAFKDLPEDWVCPVCGEPKSEFKKAE, from the coding sequence ATGGATAGATATGAGTGCGGTCCCAATGGCTACGTGTACGACGATGCACCTGGATGTGATGGTAGCCCAGGAGCATCCCGACCCTGTGACTACGTCTATGACCCGGAACAAGGCGATCCCGAGAACGGTATTGATCCCGGCACGGCCTTTAAAGACCTTCCCGAAGACTGGGTTTGTCCTGTATGCGGCGAACCTAAAAGCGAATTTAAAAAAGCAGAATAA
- the pstB gene encoding phosphate ABC transporter ATP-binding protein PstB, with protein sequence MNQEQTTGDSPKKSGRRLLIARTERATVGQTTVENPRISCKNIAVYYDSKKAISNISLDIGRNEVIAMIGPSGCGKSTFLRCLNRMNDSIEGCLVTGQIFMDGKNIYDSDVDVVPLRAQVGMVFQKPNPFPKSIYDNIAYGARIHGLVQNRYETDELVVGSLKRAGLWGEVKDRLEMPGTSLSGGQQQRLCIARSIAVNPEVILMDEPCSSLDPIATAIIEELIDELKQDYTIVIVTHSMQQASRISQRTAYFHQGDLIEVGPTDQIFLNPLHQLTEDYITGRFG encoded by the coding sequence ATGAATCAGGAACAAACAACCGGGGATTCGCCCAAAAAATCTGGGCGGCGTCTGTTGATTGCCCGGACAGAAAGGGCCACCGTGGGGCAGACGACGGTTGAGAACCCAAGAATAAGTTGTAAGAATATTGCTGTTTATTACGACTCCAAAAAAGCTATTAGCAATATTTCCCTGGATATCGGCCGCAATGAAGTGATTGCCATGATCGGGCCTTCCGGGTGCGGTAAATCTACCTTTCTGCGCTGCCTCAACCGGATGAACGATTCCATTGAAGGATGTCTTGTGACCGGGCAAATCTTCATGGACGGAAAAAATATATATGACAGCGATGTGGATGTGGTTCCGCTAAGGGCCCAGGTGGGTATGGTTTTCCAAAAGCCCAATCCCTTTCCTAAATCAATTTATGACAATATTGCCTATGGCGCAAGAATTCACGGTCTTGTCCAGAACCGGTATGAGACCGACGAACTGGTTGTGGGGTCTTTGAAAAGAGCAGGCCTTTGGGGGGAAGTTAAGGACCGGTTGGAAATGCCCGGCACCAGTCTATCAGGCGGGCAGCAGCAGCGCCTGTGCATTGCAAGGAGCATTGCGGTGAACCCGGAGGTCATTCTCATGGATGAACCCTGTTCCTCCCTGGACCCCATTGCCACGGCTATTATCGAGGAACTTATTGATGAACTTAAACAAGATTACACCATTGTCATTGTAACCCACTCCATGCAGCAGGCATCCCGGATTTCCCAGCGTACGGCTTATTTTCACCAGGGAGATCTCATTGAAGTCGGGCCGACGGACCAGATATTCTTAAATCCGCTGCACCAGCTCACCGAAGATTATATTACCGGGCGGTTTGGATAG
- a CDS encoding desulfoferrodoxin, translating into MAEKMGIYRCEKCGNVVQVLHGAQPPATCCGKPMDRLVANTVDAAKEKHVPVVEKIEGGYKVTVGSVAHPMTQEHYIEWIELVSCDGSYVQRMMLAPDSAPEAVFKCDESKVEAMAYCNLHSLWKS; encoded by the coding sequence ATGGCTGAAAAAATGGGAATTTATAGATGTGAAAAATGCGGTAATGTTGTTCAGGTTCTTCATGGTGCACAACCGCCGGCAACCTGTTGCGGAAAGCCCATGGATCGCCTGGTGGCAAATACTGTTGATGCCGCTAAAGAAAAACATGTTCCCGTAGTAGAGAAAATAGAGGGTGGATACAAAGTGACTGTGGGCAGCGTTGCCCATCCCATGACACAAGAACACTATATTGAATGGATTGAACTTGTCTCCTGTGACGGTAGCTATGTCCAACGTATGATGCTGGCCCCTGATTCGGCACCCGAAGCGGTATTTAAATGTGACGAGAGTAAGGTTGAGGCCATGGCTTACTGCAATCTTCACAGTCTGTGGAAAAGCTAG
- a CDS encoding cytochrome ubiquinol oxidase subunit I codes for MDPVFLSRLQFAAATMFHFLFVPLTLGLSILIAYMETRYAWSGDKKYLRMTKFWGKLFLINFALGVVTGITLEFQFGTNWSRYSEYVGDVFGSLLAIEASAAFFLESTFIGIWIFGWKKISAKAHAVVMWLVALAGNLSAVWILMANGFMQHPVGYEIRNGRAELTDFMALITNKHGLLEIIHVIPASLLLGAFFVMGISAYHLLKKQHTDIFLKSFRIGLVVGLVSSLFVAFSGDMHGVNVSKTQPAKLAAMESHWETRAQAPIVMFAIPDETQEKNKIEIGPIPGVLSFLGFHDFNAEVIGLKDIPKEDRPPVMPTFIGFRTMVGLGTLFILLMIYGWIRRNKLMESPNYLKIMLWSIPLPYIAMEMGWVVSEVGRQPWIVYNLMRTSDAVSPIAGSQVMVSLTAFILVYGLLGAVGFYLIAKSVKEGPEAVTE; via the coding sequence ATGGATCCGGTTTTTCTGTCCAGACTGCAGTTTGCAGCAGCAACCATGTTCCATTTTCTTTTTGTTCCCCTTACCTTAGGTCTATCCATTTTAATTGCATACATGGAGACAAGATATGCCTGGTCCGGTGACAAAAAATATTTGAGGATGACTAAATTCTGGGGAAAACTATTTCTGATTAACTTTGCGTTAGGCGTTGTCACCGGCATCACTTTGGAATTTCAGTTTGGCACCAACTGGTCCCGGTACAGCGAGTATGTGGGTGATGTCTTTGGTTCCCTTTTGGCCATAGAGGCATCCGCCGCTTTTTTTCTTGAATCCACATTTATCGGGATTTGGATTTTCGGCTGGAAAAAAATTTCAGCCAAGGCCCATGCCGTTGTAATGTGGCTGGTGGCACTAGCAGGAAATTTAAGTGCGGTCTGGATTCTCATGGCCAACGGATTCATGCAGCATCCCGTAGGCTATGAAATCAGAAACGGACGTGCGGAACTCACTGATTTTATGGCTCTGATCACCAACAAACACGGCCTATTGGAAATTATTCATGTGATACCGGCATCCCTGCTTTTGGGCGCCTTTTTCGTCATGGGCATCTCCGCATATCATCTCCTTAAAAAGCAGCATACTGACATCTTTTTAAAATCTTTCAGGATCGGCCTGGTAGTGGGCCTTGTTTCCTCTTTATTCGTAGCGTTTTCCGGAGATATGCACGGTGTTAACGTATCCAAAACCCAGCCGGCCAAGCTGGCAGCCATGGAATCCCACTGGGAAACCCGTGCCCAAGCTCCCATTGTCATGTTTGCCATACCTGATGAAACCCAGGAAAAAAACAAAATCGAAATCGGCCCAATTCCAGGCGTATTAAGTTTTCTGGGTTTTCATGACTTCAATGCCGAGGTCATTGGTCTAAAAGATATTCCCAAAGAGGATCGCCCGCCCGTAATGCCGACATTTATCGGCTTCAGGACCATGGTGGGACTTGGCACTTTGTTTATTCTTCTTATGATTTACGGCTGGATCCGGCGCAATAAATTGATGGAAAGCCCCAATTACTTAAAAATCATGTTATGGTCTATTCCCTTGCCGTATATTGCCATGGAAATGGGGTGGGTGGTTTCTGAGGTAGGGCGCCAGCCCTGGATCGTTTACAATCTGATGCGCACGTCAGATGCGGTTTCCCCCATTGCCGGTTCCCAGGTTATGGTATCACTTACGGCATTCATCCTGGTCTACGGCCTGCTTGGGGCTGTGGGGTTCTACCTGATCGCCAAATCCGTTAAAGAAGGCCCTGAGGCCGTTACAGAATAA
- a CDS encoding DHH family phosphoesterase, whose product MVSNREKIKQLLSQFSGTSKVLVIINADPDAIASAMAVKRILWRRVSEVMITYFNKITRPDNLAMIEYTEAGMVPLAEVDRSVFDKFVVVDSQPDHNENFSGIKYDAIIDHHPLSCCDGGFVDVRPDYGACSTMFTEYMRSLSIKPSAKLASALMLGIKTDTANFTRQASSRDIRAFQFLYKYANMNIVTKVERAQMTEADLNFLGNAIRDRNIRDNRAFYHAGTMAKPDELVMAADFFLSIAGVNWSVVSGVVDKKLIVILRNDGLRKGAGKTAQEAFSKFGSAGGHKTMARAELDISAIRKEIKQVNQKALTQWVVERITQTAGKKIE is encoded by the coding sequence ATGGTTAGTAACCGGGAAAAAATTAAACAGCTTTTGTCACAGTTTTCAGGGACCTCCAAGGTGCTTGTAATCATTAATGCAGACCCTGATGCCATTGCATCTGCCATGGCTGTAAAACGCATTTTGTGGCGGCGGGTCAGTGAAGTCATGATTACCTATTTTAACAAGATTACCCGGCCCGACAATCTGGCCATGATTGAGTATACCGAAGCGGGAATGGTCCCCCTGGCAGAGGTGGACAGGTCCGTATTTGACAAATTTGTGGTGGTGGATTCCCAACCCGATCATAATGAAAATTTTTCCGGTATTAAATATGATGCTATCATTGATCACCATCCATTATCCTGCTGTGATGGCGGGTTTGTTGATGTCCGGCCGGATTACGGGGCTTGTTCAACTATGTTCACAGAATATATGCGCAGCCTGAGTATAAAGCCGTCAGCTAAACTGGCTTCCGCTTTGATGCTGGGAATAAAAACAGATACCGCCAATTTTACCCGCCAGGCATCTTCCAGGGACATCCGGGCCTTTCAGTTCCTGTACAAATATGCGAACATGAATATTGTCACCAAAGTGGAACGGGCTCAGATGACGGAAGCTGACTTAAATTTTCTGGGTAATGCCATAAGAGATAGAAACATTCGGGATAACCGGGCCTTTTATCATGCCGGAACCATGGCCAAACCCGATGAACTGGTGATGGCTGCAGATTTTTTCCTTTCCATTGCCGGGGTAAACTGGAGCGTGGTGTCAGGGGTGGTGGATAAAAAACTGATTGTGATTCTGCGCAACGATGGCTTGCGCAAAGGCGCCGGAAAAACCGCCCAGGAGGCATTTTCCAAATTCGGGTCTGCCGGGGGGCATAAAACCATGGCCAGGGCTGAACTGGATATTTCCGCGATCCGTAAAGAGATCAAGCAGGTAAACCAGAAGGCCCTAACCCAGTGGGTGGTTGAACGGATTACCCAGACCGCAGGAAAAAAGATTGAATAG
- a CDS encoding SLC13 family permease has translation MSMINMPIVMVSLILILTLFLLISEKISVDKTAIGIMVLLALTGILSPAETVAGFANPAVITVGAMFLLSYGLIRTGAVGFLTELVLKFSKGNRTSAFIIVLTSVAVLSAFINNTPVVTLFIPIVMGLSCECDFSPSKLLIPLSYVSILAGTSTLIGTSTNIIVSDLAHIKGFDPLSMFELGRLGVPIAAIGILFLFVVAPKLMPGRTAPLCELDEGKEKKYIAELMVTEKSPLIGKKDINVYAEENLGLSVIEIFRNGGVFDPSRTRLNIKQNDIFLVKGTAQDIISCLKSKELSLIHGKENLTFNGSPEDDLIVELVIPPLSSLLREPLMSDELQNDADICIIAIRSRTSYFSYKELQNGRLKIGDILLVQCPRNKLDKIRKSSDFVIIEDIHHAIVDREKAGIATGIFVAVVLAATLGLVDIMICALTGVFLMTFTHCLSLKDAYRSLESQVLLLIVGTLALGLAMQKTGATQFYSDAFLSLFDGKSPHVILFAIILLTSIFTHILSNNATAVLLLPIAISTAVSLGVDTRPFIIGICFGASACYASPIGYQTNLLVYGPGGYRFSDFIKLGLPLNIMVIVLASIFIPVFWPF, from the coding sequence ATGTCAATGATAAATATGCCGATTGTTATGGTCTCATTGATTTTAATCCTGACACTATTCCTTCTGATTTCAGAAAAAATTTCGGTTGATAAGACTGCCATAGGTATCATGGTGCTTCTTGCACTGACTGGAATACTTTCCCCGGCAGAGACCGTGGCAGGGTTTGCCAATCCCGCCGTGATAACCGTAGGGGCCATGTTTCTTTTAAGTTATGGGCTGATACGGACCGGCGCTGTCGGCTTTTTAACAGAATTGGTTTTAAAGTTTTCAAAAGGAAACCGGACATCTGCTTTTATCATTGTTCTTACAAGTGTTGCTGTGCTGTCAGCATTTATAAATAACACACCGGTTGTGACTCTTTTTATCCCCATTGTCATGGGGTTGAGCTGTGAATGTGATTTTTCCCCATCAAAACTGCTCATACCATTATCCTATGTATCAATTCTGGCCGGGACGTCTACACTGATCGGTACGTCGACCAACATCATTGTCAGCGATCTTGCGCATATCAAAGGATTTGATCCGTTGTCTATGTTTGAACTCGGCCGCCTTGGTGTTCCCATAGCTGCAATCGGAATCCTTTTTTTATTCGTGGTTGCGCCAAAACTTATGCCCGGCCGGACTGCACCTCTATGTGAACTGGATGAAGGAAAAGAGAAAAAATACATTGCAGAACTCATGGTTACTGAAAAAAGTCCATTGATCGGAAAAAAAGATATCAATGTATATGCCGAAGAAAATTTAGGGCTGAGCGTGATTGAAATTTTCAGGAACGGAGGTGTTTTTGATCCATCCAGAACCAGATTGAACATAAAGCAGAATGATATTTTCCTGGTCAAGGGAACGGCACAGGACATCATCTCCTGTTTGAAAAGCAAAGAATTGTCTTTGATTCATGGAAAAGAAAATCTTACATTCAACGGAAGCCCTGAAGATGATCTCATTGTTGAACTCGTTATCCCTCCGCTTTCATCACTCCTGAGGGAACCCTTGATGTCGGATGAACTGCAAAACGACGCAGATATATGTATTATTGCGATACGAAGCCGAACGAGTTATTTTTCTTATAAAGAATTACAAAACGGGAGGTTGAAAATCGGGGATATTCTCCTCGTACAATGTCCGAGAAACAAATTGGATAAAATAAGAAAGAGTTCGGACTTTGTGATCATTGAGGATATTCACCACGCTATCGTTGACAGGGAAAAGGCCGGCATTGCCACCGGGATTTTTGTCGCTGTCGTGCTTGCTGCAACATTGGGACTTGTCGACATCATGATATGCGCGCTTACCGGCGTTTTTTTAATGACGTTTACCCACTGCCTGAGTTTGAAAGACGCCTACCGTTCACTTGAGTCTCAAGTGCTCCTTTTGATTGTCGGAACACTGGCTTTGGGGCTGGCCATGCAGAAAACAGGCGCAACTCAGTTCTATTCAGACGCGTTTTTAAGTCTATTCGACGGCAAAAGCCCACATGTGATCCTTTTTGCCATCATACTGCTAACCAGTATATTCACCCATATTTTAAGCAACAATGCAACTGCTGTACTCCTGCTTCCCATTGCCATCTCCACCGCAGTCTCACTTGGCGTGGACACCCGGCCATTCATTATCGGCATCTGTTTTGGCGCCAGCGCCTGTTATGCCAGCCCCATTGGCTACCAGACGAATCTGCTGGTCTATGGTCCCGGGGGATATAGATTTTCAGACTTTATTAAACTGGGTCTGCCGTTGAATATAATGGTAATTGTTCTCGCAAGTATTTTTATCCCTGTTTTCTGGCCGTTTTAA
- a CDS encoding phenylacetate--CoA ligase — MPIFDIDYETMPREGLEAIQLRRLQTTIERIYATVPFYKETYDKAGIKPSDIKSLDDLRRLPFTTKQDLRDNYPYHMFAVPMDQVVRIHASSGTTGKPTVVGYTKRDINTWADLMARSFAAAGATAGDIIHNAWGYGLFTGGLGAHYGAERLGASVIPVSGGNTKRQITIMQDFKPTILCGTPSYILHLAEVALEMGVDFKDLSFRSGIFGAEPWSERMRQELEAKLYLKAVDIYGLSEVMGPGVSVECVEEQKGLHVAEDHFIVEIVDPDTLEPVPPGDPGEIVFTTITKEAFPVIRYRTKDITSLNPVPCTCGRTHMRMNKPTGRTDDMLIIRGVNVFPSQIESVLMESREVAPHYQLVVDRVDNLDTLTVKVEIDEASFSDDIKGLQAMEGEISHNIKEHLGVSAKVALVEPKTIERSQGKAVRVIDNRQF; from the coding sequence ATGCCCATATTCGACATTGACTATGAGACCATGCCCAGGGAGGGCCTGGAGGCGATCCAGCTTCGCCGTCTTCAAACAACCATTGAACGGATTTATGCCACGGTTCCATTCTATAAGGAAACATATGACAAAGCCGGTATCAAGCCATCTGATATAAAAAGCCTGGATGATTTAAGGCGCCTGCCCTTTACCACCAAACAGGACCTTCGGGACAACTACCCTTACCATATGTTTGCGGTTCCCATGGATCAGGTGGTCCGCATCCACGCATCCTCGGGCACCACGGGCAAACCCACTGTGGTCGGCTACACCAAACGGGATATCAACACCTGGGCCGATCTGATGGCCAGAAGCTTTGCTGCCGCCGGTGCCACTGCGGGAGATATCATTCACAATGCCTGGGGGTATGGTCTTTTCACCGGCGGTCTTGGGGCCCACTATGGGGCGGAACGTTTAGGTGCATCGGTTATTCCGGTTTCCGGCGGTAATACTAAGCGCCAGATCACCATTATGCAGGATTTTAAGCCCACGATTCTGTGTGGGACTCCATCATATATTCTCCACCTGGCGGAAGTGGCCCTGGAAATGGGTGTTGATTTCAAGGATTTGTCTTTTAGATCCGGTATTTTTGGTGCAGAGCCTTGGAGCGAAAGAATGCGCCAGGAACTGGAAGCCAAGCTCTATCTCAAAGCCGTTGACATTTACGGTCTATCCGAAGTCATGGGGCCGGGCGTATCTGTGGAATGTGTTGAGGAGCAAAAAGGACTTCATGTTGCCGAGGATCATTTCATTGTGGAAATCGTGGACCCGGATACCCTGGAACCTGTTCCCCCCGGAGACCCCGGCGAGATTGTCTTCACGACCATTACCAAGGAAGCCTTCCCGGTCATTCGTTACCGCACCAAGGACATCACCTCCTTGAATCCCGTGCCCTGCACCTGCGGCAGGACCCACATGCGGATGAACAAACCTACGGGCCGTACGGACGATATGCTTATCATCAGGGGCGTTAATGTATTCCCCTCCCAGATTGAAAGCGTTCTCATGGAAAGCCGGGAAGTCGCCCCCCATTACCAGTTGGTGGTTGACCGGGTGGACAACCTGGATACCTTGACGGTCAAGGTGGAGATAGACGAAGCCTCCTTCAGCGATGACATCAAGGGATTACAAGCCATGGAAGGTGAAATTTCACACAATATCAAGGAGCACTTAGGCGTATCAGCCAAGGTGGCACTTGTGGAGCCCAAAACCATAGAAAGAAGCCAGGGCAAGGCTGTCAGGGTTATAGATAACCGCCAATTTTAA
- a CDS encoding ferredoxin-thioredoxin reductase catalytic domain-containing protein produces the protein MNLEQLYDTLKKSQEKKGAYFNKDKDLVFELLESLQLNKERYGYMACPCRLASGDRDQDQDIICPCEYREPDMEEFGTCYCGLYVSEKVNNLEMEPEYVPERRPAEKIV, from the coding sequence ATGAACTTAGAACAGCTTTATGATACATTGAAAAAATCACAGGAAAAAAAAGGGGCTTATTTTAACAAGGATAAGGACCTGGTATTTGAATTGCTGGAAAGCCTGCAGCTCAACAAAGAAAGATACGGCTACATGGCCTGTCCCTGTCGTCTGGCCAGCGGAGACAGGGATCAAGATCAGGATATCATCTGCCCCTGTGAGTACCGTGAGCCGGATATGGAGGAATTTGGGACCTGTTATTGCGGGCTTTATGTATCGGAAAAGGTGAACAACCTTGAGATGGAACCTGAGTATGTCCCTGAAAGAAGACCTGCAGAAAAAATAGTATAA
- a CDS encoding glutaredoxin family protein gives MDNCDCIPTLYGLSTCSHCRATRKLLDKHNIKYKYIEVDDLKGEEREAIIKAIKILNPRCSFPTIEINKETVIVGNKEKDIKKALGITE, from the coding sequence ATGGATAATTGTGATTGTATCCCTACACTATACGGTTTAAGTACTTGTAGCCATTGCAGGGCTACCAGAAAGCTGTTAGATAAACACAATATTAAATACAAGTACATAGAGGTTGACGATCTTAAGGGCGAGGAGCGCGAGGCAATTATCAAGGCGATCAAAATATTGAACCCAAGGTGCTCTTTTCCCACGATTGAAATCAATAAAGAGACCGTAATTGTTGGAAATAAAGAAAAAGATATCAAAAAAGCATTGGGGATAACCGAATGA
- a CDS encoding ferritin family protein: protein MNFKSVDEILEFAIDREKEAVRFYESLAQEAPSKELKQTFIGFSKEEEKHAALISDISGNKAKIDSYEIEKIPDLKISNYMVETEYEKGMPMPEVLKIAMKREEKAVKLYTLLGEQTDDADAKKLFQLLVQEESKHKLGLESMYDDFLADMDG, encoded by the coding sequence ATGAATTTTAAATCCGTAGATGAGATACTGGAATTTGCCATTGACAGAGAAAAGGAAGCTGTACGATTTTATGAATCTTTGGCCCAGGAGGCGCCTTCCAAAGAATTGAAACAGACCTTCATTGGTTTTTCCAAAGAGGAAGAAAAACATGCGGCGCTGATCTCCGACATTTCCGGGAACAAGGCTAAGATTGACAGCTATGAGATCGAGAAAATTCCTGACCTCAAAATAAGCAACTACATGGTCGAAACCGAATATGAAAAAGGTATGCCCATGCCCGAAGTTTTGAAAATAGCCATGAAAAGAGAGGAAAAAGCAGTCAAGCTGTATACCCTTTTAGGGGAGCAGACCGATGATGCCGATGCAAAAAAGCTGTTTCAGCTCCTTGTGCAGGAAGAATCCAAGCATAAACTTGGCCTGGAATCCATGTATGATGATTTTTTGGCAGATATGGACGGATAG
- a CDS encoding rubredoxin has translation MDKYVCPCSYVYDPAEGDADGGIEPGTAFEDLPEDWVCPVCGASKDVFEKEE, from the coding sequence ATGGATAAATATGTATGCCCCTGTAGTTATGTGTATGACCCGGCAGAAGGCGATGCTGACGGCGGTATTGAACCCGGCACAGCCTTTGAAGATCTTCCCGAAGATTGGGTCTGTCCTGTATGCGGCGCATCCAAAGACGTATTTGAAAAGGAAGAGTAA
- a CDS encoding ACT domain-containing protein has product MAEQISIFIENKEGRLAEVTAILRDAGVNIRALSLADTTDFGVLRLIVNDNDKATTALRNQGFTVGKTRVLAVEVNDEPGGLNQVLDPLSEQDVNVEYMYAFANPQCKNAIMIFRFDDLEKAKVILAEQGIKVIDKEEISNL; this is encoded by the coding sequence ATGGCTGAACAGATATCCATATTCATAGAAAATAAAGAAGGGCGTCTTGCTGAAGTCACGGCGATTTTAAGGGATGCCGGAGTGAATATACGGGCACTTTCCCTGGCAGACACCACGGATTTCGGTGTACTGCGCCTCATTGTCAATGATAATGACAAAGCCACTACAGCCCTACGGAATCAGGGATTTACCGTGGGCAAAACGCGTGTTCTGGCCGTGGAAGTGAATGATGAACCCGGTGGCCTGAACCAGGTGCTGGATCCATTAAGTGAACAAGATGTTAATGTGGAGTACATGTATGCATTTGCCAATCCCCAGTGCAAAAATGCCATCATGATTTTCCGATTTGATGACCTTGAAAAGGCAAAAGTTATTTTGGCGGAACAAGGTATTAAGGTTATAGACAAAGAAGAAATCTCAAATCTTTAA